The Actinobacillus equuli genome includes a window with the following:
- a CDS encoding DNA polymerase III subunit delta', with amino-acid sequence MLYPWLQHTYQQLTESFLHGRGHHALLFKTDSGLGTETLIRHFAHWLLCQNPHDEQACQQCKSCLLTAAGNHPDFHLLEPIDGKDIGIDQVRETNAKLQNFSQQGGNAVVYIRGAERLTEASSNALLKTLEEPHNSVYFLLEAPLQGAMLPTIQSRCQTWLIHPPETDIALDWLQANCSSVDFASCEIAMRLCHQRPLICKTFLENDRLQARKTFLQTFWRFFKSRDVLLLFTAFDKEKELVLQQLEWLDSFFADALKAKMDIAVGWTNPDLQAGILPFSQQLSAQALLKGHQILQQTCQDLQQVNAVNLELMLLNCLTRLVLEVFE; translated from the coding sequence ATGCTATATCCTTGGCTTCAACACACTTATCAACAACTGACAGAATCCTTTTTGCATGGGCGTGGTCATCACGCCCTGTTATTTAAAACCGATTCGGGTTTAGGCACAGAAACACTTATTCGCCATTTTGCACATTGGCTACTTTGCCAAAATCCGCACGACGAACAAGCCTGTCAACAATGTAAAAGTTGTTTATTGACCGCTGCCGGAAACCACCCTGATTTTCATCTTTTAGAACCGATTGACGGTAAAGATATCGGTATCGATCAAGTACGTGAAACCAACGCCAAATTGCAAAACTTCTCGCAACAAGGCGGCAATGCGGTGGTATATATTAGAGGGGCGGAACGCTTAACCGAAGCAAGTAGCAATGCGTTACTAAAAACGCTCGAAGAACCGCATAACAGCGTATATTTTCTGCTTGAAGCACCGTTGCAAGGTGCGATGCTCCCAACGATTCAAAGCCGCTGCCAAACGTGGCTAATTCATCCGCCGGAAACAGATATTGCGTTAGATTGGTTGCAAGCAAACTGTAGCAGTGTTGATTTTGCTTCCTGTGAAATTGCAATGCGTTTATGTCATCAACGCCCGCTGATTTGCAAAACTTTTTTAGAAAATGACCGCTTGCAAGCCCGTAAAACCTTTTTGCAAACCTTTTGGCGCTTCTTTAAAAGCCGAGATGTATTGCTACTCTTTACCGCATTCGATAAAGAAAAGGAACTGGTATTGCAGCAATTAGAATGGTTGGATAGCTTTTTTGCCGATGCGTTAAAAGCCAAAATGGATATCGCCGTCGGTTGGACAAATCCGGATTTACAAGCCGGTATTCTGCCATTTAGCCAACAACTCTCCGCCCAAGCGCTGCTAAAAGGTCACCAAATTCTGCAGCAAACCTGCCAAGACTTACAACAAGTAAATGCGGTTAATTTGGAATTGATGTTACTTAACTGCCTGACACGACTCGTGTTAGAGGTGTTCGAGTAA
- a CDS encoding TatD family hydrolase has product MKDLFIIDSHCHLDALDYETRHKNVDEVIENAKARGVHHFISICTTLGRFEAMKALTVHRNDVSLSCGVHPLNVEEEPFDYDKLLAFAQDEKVVAIGETGLDYYYTPETKALQQSLFSQQIEIANKVNKPLVIHTRSARQDTMDMLIAGKAENCGGVLHCFTEDWDMAKRALDIGFYISISGIITFRNAEELRDVVRKVPLDRLLVETDSPYLAPIPYRGKPNQPAYVRETCEYLAALKGVSTEELARITTENVQNLFKIKL; this is encoded by the coding sequence TTGAAAGACTTATTTATTATCGACTCACATTGTCATTTAGATGCTTTAGATTATGAAACTCGCCATAAAAATGTGGACGAAGTCATCGAAAATGCTAAAGCGCGTGGCGTACATCATTTTATTTCGATTTGTACTACACTCGGACGTTTTGAAGCGATGAAAGCCTTAACTGTGCATCGTAATGATGTCTCGCTTTCTTGTGGCGTTCACCCGCTGAATGTCGAAGAAGAGCCATTTGATTACGACAAATTACTTGCCTTTGCACAAGATGAAAAAGTGGTTGCGATTGGTGAAACCGGTTTGGATTACTACTACACGCCGGAAACCAAAGCATTACAACAATCGCTGTTTTCGCAACAAATTGAAATTGCTAATAAAGTGAATAAACCGCTTGTTATCCATACTCGTTCAGCGCGTCAAGACACAATGGATATGCTGATTGCAGGCAAAGCGGAGAATTGCGGCGGCGTGCTGCACTGCTTTACCGAAGATTGGGATATGGCAAAACGTGCATTAGATATCGGTTTCTATATCTCGATTTCAGGCATTATTACCTTCCGTAATGCGGAAGAATTACGCGATGTGGTACGTAAAGTGCCGCTCGATCGTTTATTAGTAGAAACCGATTCGCCTTATCTCGCACCAATCCCATACCGTGGTAAGCCGAATCAACCAGCTTACGTGCGTGAAACTTGTGAGTATCTTGCCGCACTAAAAGGCGTTTCAACGGAAGAATTAGCTCGCATTACTACCGAAAATGTGCAAAACTTATTCAAGATTAAACTCTAA